In a genomic window of Virgibacillus sp. SK37:
- a CDS encoding O-antigen ligase family protein produces the protein MTLQSIKQNKLLFFLIIIQPILDLLTPLTKDLPLSIGALFRAILMLGLFFYIANTFFKKNKAYFTAYAGSFFAIAIMFVINFTSKPHFVFFTELNFLLKVSYFLVMTYFILNLLQKKPWQNALILKATMIASCLIGFSFWLAIFTETSISSYMDANAGYSGWFFAANELSVIVLILLGIIVSTLTYTNDLLAWLSFLLIISMIPMIGTKTAFLGGLVIVLGHTILLLWKTRMRVWKHPTVTAYLLVIILFFTLLPFTPATSDSRPNSMQQAEQSKPVVIHTDTSAIYMHPKVVHVLSSRPIYLESIKTDFQEAELSRQLFGLGYAGDYEKQPKIIEMDFFDLFFSFGYIGSILLLLPIFMIIWQTVRRPSSSMAAKGNLLLILLLCGGISFLAGHVLFAPSVMSYIALLFLALGGVYEYEG, from the coding sequence ATGACCTTACAATCGATAAAGCAAAATAAATTATTATTCTTTTTAATCATTATTCAACCCATTCTCGATTTGCTTACACCGCTGACGAAGGACTTACCTTTGTCGATAGGTGCTTTGTTTCGGGCAATTCTGATGCTTGGCTTATTTTTTTATATAGCAAATACTTTTTTTAAGAAGAACAAAGCTTATTTCACTGCCTATGCTGGCTCTTTTTTCGCTATTGCCATCATGTTTGTTATTAATTTCACCTCAAAGCCGCACTTCGTTTTCTTTACGGAGTTAAATTTTTTGTTAAAGGTAAGTTACTTTCTGGTGATGACCTATTTTATTTTGAATCTGCTTCAGAAAAAACCATGGCAAAATGCGCTCATTTTAAAAGCAACAATGATTGCAAGTTGTCTTATCGGTTTTAGTTTTTGGCTGGCCATCTTTACAGAAACAAGTATCTCCAGTTATATGGATGCTAATGCTGGCTATTCCGGATGGTTTTTTGCAGCTAATGAACTAAGTGTCATTGTACTTATTCTACTTGGAATAATTGTCTCCACACTTACCTATACCAATGACCTGTTGGCATGGCTATCCTTTTTATTAATTATAAGCATGATCCCCATGATTGGGACAAAAACAGCCTTCTTGGGTGGATTAGTAATTGTCCTTGGGCATACCATTCTGCTGCTTTGGAAAACCCGTATGCGTGTATGGAAGCATCCTACCGTGACTGCTTATCTTTTAGTCATTATTTTATTTTTTACCTTACTGCCATTCACCCCGGCAACTTCTGATTCGAGACCAAACAGCATGCAGCAAGCAGAGCAATCAAAGCCGGTGGTCATCCATACAGATACATCAGCTATTTATATGCATCCAAAAGTAGTCCATGTGTTAAGCTCCAGACCTATTTATTTGGAATCCATAAAAACAGATTTTCAAGAGGCTGAACTATCACGGCAGTTATTCGGCCTTGGTTATGCAGGGGATTATGAAAAACAGCCAAAGATAATTGAAATGGACTTTTTCGATTTATTTTTCAGCTTTGGATATATCGGGTCTATTTTATTGCTACTCCCTATCTTTATGATAATTTGGCAAACAGTAAGGCGTCCTTCCAGCTCAATGGCAGCAAAAGGGAATCTTCTTCTGATTCTACTTTTATGTGGTGGGATTTCCTTTTTGGCAGGCCATGTATTATTTGCGCCATCTGTGATGAGCTATATTGCATTACTATTTCTTGCACTTGGGGGAGTGTATGAATATGAAGGATAA
- a CDS encoding glycosyltransferase encodes MKDKVSIIVPVYNAEEKLTACLDSILKQSYQQLEVILVNDGSTDKSGQICESFAAVNKHIQVIHQPNAGPSAARNRGLRAATGEYVQFVDADDTIHKTITEKLVMAANGDLVICGYQTISPYGQTRYIPSLVGNYTFEEFRQHIGLLYKEIILPSPCNKLYRLENIRKHTITFNEDLNMGEDLLFNLDYMATCSAIHVLPETLYDYCIHQEHSLSSSYQANFWQQQKLLLEHVTTFLEKHQCNYGANHYYMDQVLLQSLINSLDHLFHTRNNLGPQEKRMEIKRLLHKVDLDQNLYYEASFQEQLINTLWKNKSVLSLYLLFEMKNRLRHTPLFFRLKKWLGYV; translated from the coding sequence ATGAAGGATAAAGTAAGTATTATCGTACCAGTATATAATGCGGAGGAAAAACTAACGGCCTGCCTTGATAGCATCCTGAAGCAATCGTATCAACAGCTGGAAGTCATCCTCGTTAACGATGGCTCTACAGATAAGAGTGGGCAAATCTGTGAAAGCTTTGCAGCTGTTAACAAGCATATCCAGGTCATCCATCAACCAAATGCCGGTCCTTCCGCTGCCCGTAATCGGGGGCTTCGTGCAGCTACAGGGGAATATGTGCAATTTGTGGATGCGGATGACACCATACATAAAACCATTACAGAGAAATTGGTCATGGCGGCTAACGGAGATCTTGTCATTTGTGGCTATCAAACAATTTCACCTTATGGGCAAACTCGATATATCCCATCTTTAGTGGGCAACTACACATTTGAGGAGTTTCGGCAGCATATCGGCCTATTATATAAGGAAATCATCCTCCCCTCTCCTTGCAATAAATTGTATAGACTAGAAAACATTAGGAAGCATACGATCACTTTTAATGAAGACTTAAATATGGGGGAGGATCTTTTATTTAATTTAGACTATATGGCAACATGTTCTGCCATCCATGTACTGCCAGAGACTCTTTACGACTATTGCATTCATCAGGAACATTCCCTCTCGTCTTCTTACCAAGCGAATTTTTGGCAACAGCAGAAGCTTTTATTAGAACATGTGACTACTTTTTTGGAAAAGCACCAGTGCAATTATGGTGCGAATCACTATTACATGGACCAGGTTTTACTCCAATCCTTGATTAATAGCCTTGATCATCTATTTCATACGCGAAATAATTTAGGCCCTCAGGAAAAACGGATGGAAATAAAAAGACTGCTGCATAAAGTAGATTTAGATCAAAACCTCTATTACGAGGCGTCCTTTCAAGAGCAGCTCATTAACACGTTATGGAAGAATAAAAGCGTATTGTCGCTTTATCTCCTATTTGAGATGAAAAACAGACTTCGACACACACCATTGTTTTTTCGACTAAAAAAGTGGCTGGGGTATGTCTAA
- a CDS encoding polysaccharide pyruvyl transferase family protein, producing MKNIRLFAYTFSNFGDDLFIKILCERYPDTQFTLYAPRSYKKTFTETTNLTVIPNDSFFRRATNLISRKWPLWKGLSGKKYDAVVYIGGSLFIQSANWELELEKLKAMQLKDKPFYLLGANFGPYTDKEFYLQHHKLFESYTDICFRDTPSYELFKELPNVRMAADVVFTLQTPRIKQAANEKSIAISVIKPSIREQLIGYDDTYYKKISEIATYFMKQNYHVQLLAFCAYEKDDEALEEIQTYIPSSMAKKVTAHLYEHDPEKMLQLLSQADMVIASRFHAMVLSWLLQKPVFPITYSQKMIHVMHDVGFQGDYSTVEQLDRMTPETVFQTMEQPPLAISAQIKQAEKQFEKLDVFLQN from the coding sequence TTGAAGAACATCCGGCTTTTTGCATATACCTTTTCAAACTTTGGGGATGACTTGTTTATAAAAATTCTCTGCGAAAGATATCCCGACACGCAATTTACGCTGTATGCACCGAGAAGCTATAAAAAAACATTCACTGAAACAACGAACTTAACCGTAATACCGAATGACTCATTTTTCCGACGGGCAACTAACCTTATTTCAAGAAAGTGGCCCTTGTGGAAAGGTTTATCTGGAAAGAAATATGATGCAGTTGTTTATATAGGTGGTTCGTTATTTATTCAATCAGCTAATTGGGAACTGGAATTAGAAAAGCTGAAAGCAATGCAGCTGAAAGACAAACCCTTCTATCTTTTAGGAGCAAATTTTGGCCCATATACAGACAAGGAATTCTATTTACAGCATCACAAGCTGTTTGAAAGCTATACGGATATTTGTTTTCGGGATACTCCCTCCTATGAGCTATTTAAGGAACTACCTAATGTTAGAATGGCGGCAGATGTAGTATTTACACTGCAAACACCGAGGATAAAGCAAGCTGCCAACGAAAAAAGCATTGCTATTTCTGTCATTAAACCATCGATCCGGGAACAACTGATTGGCTATGATGATACGTACTACAAGAAAATAAGTGAGATTGCAACATATTTTATGAAACAGAATTATCATGTTCAGTTACTAGCTTTTTGTGCGTATGAAAAAGATGATGAAGCATTGGAAGAAATTCAAACGTACATCCCTTCATCCATGGCGAAAAAGGTGACTGCCCATCTTTATGAGCATGATCCAGAGAAAATGCTGCAGCTGCTCTCACAAGCAGATATGGTTATCGCTTCTCGCTTTCATGCCATGGTGCTCAGTTGGTTGCTTCAAAAACCTGTCTTTCCTATTACGTACAGTCAGAAAATGATTCACGTGATGCATGATGTTGGTTTCCAGGGCGACTATAGTACAGTGGAGCAGTTAGACAGGATGACACCGGAAACAGTTTTTCAAACGATGGAGCAACCTCCACTCGCTATTTCAGCACAGATCAAGCAAGCAGAGAAGCAATTTGAAAAATTAGATGTGTTTTTACAAAACTAA
- a CDS encoding lipopolysaccharide biosynthesis protein, with product MTEKRTLVKDTLLYGIANLGSKLLTFLLLPLYTHYFTTEEYGLWDVVLTTTTLLAPFITFELTAAVYRWLIVEKMEEKKVKIITTGLAVIIRNLFVFTALTAIVLIIYSVPYGWTALLLLQTMILSSFLQQCARGLGYNKLFASLGIIQSAVTAAAILLLIFVFELRVEAFFYSAILASAVVIFVAWTTMNFKKYISFHTYSKELLSTFFIYSLPIIPGAVSWWVMNLSDRYFIIAFLGMEANGLYAVANKIPALLVMVNTIFSLAWKDHAILSFDSAEKNAYYSRVFHHFFRLMATTVVLIILLARPLIDIFIGEAFHDAWKYTGILLVGALFSALSQFWGAGFHGAKKTKAIFLTSMVGAVVNVLINVLFIQYWGLYAVAVSTMVAFLVMWVIRVYSAKHYFSIRIQNTDFFILCSFIIIATILSFYVSLPVMLISIATGICLFFLYNYRLLHLLWRKGRMKWFDNKT from the coding sequence ATGACAGAGAAACGGACACTTGTAAAAGACACGCTATTATACGGGATCGCAAATCTCGGGTCCAAGCTGCTGACATTCCTCCTTCTTCCACTATACACCCATTACTTTACGACAGAAGAATATGGTCTGTGGGATGTCGTCCTGACAACCACGACCCTACTTGCACCCTTCATTACATTTGAACTGACAGCAGCTGTATACAGGTGGCTAATCGTCGAGAAAATGGAAGAAAAAAAGGTGAAAATAATTACGACAGGGCTTGCAGTCATTATTAGAAACTTGTTTGTTTTTACGGCATTAACTGCAATTGTACTTATTATTTATTCGGTTCCTTACGGTTGGACAGCACTACTTCTTTTGCAGACGATGATTTTAAGCAGTTTTCTGCAGCAATGTGCCAGAGGATTAGGATACAATAAGTTATTTGCCTCCCTGGGAATAATTCAATCCGCAGTAACGGCAGCGGCTATACTATTGCTCATTTTCGTATTTGAACTGCGTGTGGAGGCTTTCTTTTACTCCGCCATTCTTGCTTCCGCTGTTGTCATTTTTGTTGCATGGACCACCATGAATTTTAAAAAGTATATTTCCTTTCATACTTATTCCAAGGAATTGTTGAGCACTTTTTTCATCTATTCACTACCTATTATTCCGGGGGCAGTCAGCTGGTGGGTGATGAATCTTTCCGACAGATACTTCATTATTGCGTTCTTAGGGATGGAAGCAAATGGGCTGTATGCCGTCGCAAATAAGATACCTGCGCTGCTGGTGATGGTGAATACCATTTTCTCTCTCGCCTGGAAGGATCATGCGATTCTTTCCTTTGATTCCGCTGAGAAAAATGCGTATTATTCGAGGGTCTTTCATCACTTCTTTCGACTAATGGCCACAACTGTGGTCCTGATTATCTTATTAGCAAGACCTTTAATTGATATCTTTATCGGGGAGGCATTCCATGATGCCTGGAAATATACCGGTATTTTACTCGTAGGAGCACTATTCAGCGCCCTGTCCCAATTTTGGGGAGCCGGCTTCCATGGAGCAAAGAAAACAAAGGCCATCTTCCTGACCTCAATGGTTGGCGCAGTAGTGAATGTATTGATTAATGTACTTTTCATCCAGTATTGGGGATTATATGCCGTGGCGGTCTCTACAATGGTAGCCTTTTTGGTTATGTGGGTGATTCGAGTATATTCTGCTAAACACTACTTCAGCATAAGAATCCAGAACACAGATTTTTTCATCTTATGTTCTTTTATTATTATAGCTACTATTCTTTCATTTTACGTTTCCCTGCCTGTGATGCTAATAAGTATTGCCACAGGTATTTGCCTGTTTTTCTTATATAATTATCGTCTGCTTCATCTATTATGGCGTAAAGGTAGAATGAAATGGTTTGATAACAAGACTTAA
- a CDS encoding glycerophosphodiester phosphodiesterase family protein, with protein MVLNFAHRGSLTEAPENTLPAFQKAIEHGTKAIELDVQLTKDQQLVVCHDHKLTRFNKQSTKRIKDMTLAEIKEIDVSGAFEEYKGTTLATLSEVLELCPNDLLINIEIKNIPVIYEGIEEILIQCLSDYNRFHDVIISSFDHVALKNVQDIVPSMPIGMLFYYRILQPWKYAKQSGLVVTSIHPNQVYTDRELVEQCKSFGYKVFPYTVNDEEHYEKLVEYGVDGVFSNNPEMFGRG; from the coding sequence TTGGTACTTAATTTTGCACATCGCGGTTCCTTAACAGAAGCGCCTGAAAATACTTTGCCAGCTTTTCAAAAAGCAATAGAGCATGGCACCAAAGCAATTGAACTCGATGTCCAGTTAACAAAAGATCAACAGCTAGTCGTTTGTCATGATCATAAATTGACTCGATTTAACAAGCAATCAACAAAACGAATCAAAGACATGACATTGGCTGAAATAAAAGAAATTGATGTAAGTGGAGCGTTTGAAGAATACAAAGGAACTACGCTTGCTACATTATCAGAAGTGTTGGAGCTCTGCCCAAACGATCTCCTTATAAATATAGAGATTAAAAACATTCCTGTGATTTATGAAGGGATTGAAGAAATTCTTATTCAATGTCTGTCTGATTATAATCGCTTCCATGATGTAATCATTTCATCCTTTGACCACGTTGCCCTAAAAAATGTTCAAGATATAGTGCCTTCTATGCCGATTGGTATGCTGTTCTATTATCGAATTCTACAACCATGGAAATATGCAAAGCAAAGCGGTCTTGTCGTAACAAGCATTCACCCTAATCAGGTATATACAGATCGAGAGCTTGTCGAACAATGTAAATCTTTTGGTTACAAGGTATTTCCTTATACGGTAAATGATGAGGAACATTATGAAAAATTAGTCGAATATGGTGTGGATGGAGTTTTTTCTAATAATCCGGAGATGTTTGGAAGAGGATAG
- a CDS encoding SH3-like domain-containing protein, giving the protein MVSLLGHIKGGESLIASTPSAINDGLSSTPYKNSVYYIKKQIDIKGETYYLLSERPSSEIGTIGWMKKTDLSLHQHLLIDEDKKSFQLKGEGSAYSKPWGGKNDLAYGDLSQFEDEIIVVDRTEKVGQNIWYRGEIKNKEVWLHSSSLTSVIEQI; this is encoded by the coding sequence ATGGTAAGCCTTCTCGGTCATATTAAAGGTGGAGAATCATTAATAGCGTCTACACCTTCCGCTATAAATGATGGACTATCATCCACTCCTTATAAAAATAGTGTTTACTACATTAAAAAACAAATTGATATTAAAGGTGAAACTTATTATCTATTGAGTGAAAGACCTAGTTCAGAAATAGGTACTATAGGATGGATGAAAAAAACAGATCTCTCTCTACACCAACATTTACTAATTGATGAGGATAAAAAATCGTTTCAATTAAAAGGGGAAGGTTCAGCCTATTCCAAGCCTTGGGGTGGTAAGAACGATTTAGCTTATGGGGATTTAAGTCAGTTTGAAGATGAGATTATTGTGGTGGACCGTACTGAGAAAGTAGGTCAAAATATTTGGTATAGAGGGGAAATAAAAAATAAAGAAGTTTGGTTGCATAGTAGTAGTCTTACATCTGTAATAGAACAAATTTAA
- a CDS encoding ABC transporter permease, with protein MFSACKKVLKEQMNNFYLIRRLSFYELRSQNENNYLGMSWEIINPAIQILIYWFVFGTLRSRAPIEVSGVSVDFFNWLLAAFFLWIFFYQATIQGSKSIYSRLKMLSKMNFPMSVIPSYVIFSQFYVHLIMVGLSIIIFQLTGNYINIYYLQLVYFMFATLCLVFAVSLITSTLSTIIRDVHMFLNSTLRMLLYLSGVLWPITLLKDHDLIMAIMKLNPLYYLIEGYRAAFFTSDWYFLTNWHYTLYFWVVVTILLLIGSTLHVKFRKHFIDYL; from the coding sequence ATGTTTTCCGCATGTAAAAAAGTACTCAAAGAACAAATGAATAACTTTTATTTAATCAGAAGATTATCATTTTATGAGCTAAGAAGTCAAAATGAAAATAATTATTTAGGTATGTCTTGGGAGATAATTAATCCCGCTATTCAAATATTAATATATTGGTTTGTTTTTGGAACTCTAAGATCGCGTGCTCCAATAGAGGTAAGCGGAGTTTCAGTTGATTTTTTTAATTGGTTATTAGCTGCATTTTTTTTGTGGATTTTCTTCTATCAAGCCACTATTCAAGGTTCTAAGTCAATTTATTCCAGATTGAAAATGCTATCGAAAATGAATTTTCCTATGAGTGTTATCCCTAGCTATGTTATTTTTTCACAATTTTACGTGCATTTAATCATGGTAGGTTTAAGTATTATTATCTTTCAATTAACAGGAAACTATATAAATATATATTATTTACAATTAGTATATTTTATGTTTGCGACCCTTTGTTTAGTATTTGCTGTTTCATTAATAACATCTACTCTATCTACAATCATTAGGGACGTTCATATGTTCTTAAATTCTACTCTCAGAATGCTATTATATTTGTCTGGAGTCTTATGGCCAATTACACTACTTAAAGATCATGACCTTATTATGGCTATTATGAAGTTAAATCCCTTGTATTATCTTATAGAAGGTTATAGGGCGGCATTTTTTACTTCAGATTGGTATTTTCTCACTAATTGGCATTATACGTTATACTTTTGGGTAGTAGTAACAATATTACTACTTATTGGTTCGACCCTCCATGTTAAGTTTCGAAAGCATTTTATTGATTATCTATAG